Proteins co-encoded in one Pocillopora verrucosa isolate sample1 chromosome 1, ASM3666991v2, whole genome shotgun sequence genomic window:
- the LOC131772461 gene encoding uncharacterized protein, translating into MNTKMEKLNMKAFEGQKRLKTYISPQHATEGVSADQKALFVALTEAGFADGNQTYRAPCPTGTFVPHLKNFQYGAAMMAKCIPCPPGGFYSDSVATVAEECLRCNLGTYVPPENAPGKKVLDCEVCPTGTRTNLHSGHRACKCIKGFHRNDRFGPCESCPSKGLDCLNESVSLKKGYYWQWNSQMNRRAYEAFAKNLKIENDTYFRNSTSYNGTLPIPYQCPQVVACLGGLESKCAKGYTGPLCEVCEDGFYKRVLSCKSCPSSTWVIVQLCLLGGGVVLLIGILIWSGRREKSKEKRPLVDILLARLKIVIGFYQVTSGIVEAFVYVKWPSSLSMIGDYAEVVQLNVLQFVPLHCLFPSWKQNAFSKMYVIFGSNFCVMFLAFGCYWIKKLFLLRKPTSESLEVKDSLSATKEFLYRNVFLYLFITYPSTSSAILRTLPVACHKLCTEMSCKFYLKADYSVECEGEKYEFFTLFAFVASSYIVLLPALIFVALWRRRRKQVLAVENGEEGSIDESELISGMSFLYENYNDDAWYWELVEVIRKLVLTCGVILIGRESRAYVGLASICSGLFAIVYAFRKPIRDEFEDKLQLTSLLVIFLNLGIGVILKIPKESVPSDVDQHVDSLLVNILVVGANILVILLVVGRYLAVLLHNFMMWRKNPQCSATCCITMLLSLNDLGSGVNSVAAGGKSSGLKLQLGVGGVDMPSMRAAVSDNVGFEIEEVDEEVENKNKGKIVKAVHRFRSKDEGGDTGTETKHTDSPVSDGRRFNRFPSIKSTVLQS; encoded by the exons ATGAAcactaaaatggaaaaactaaACATGAAAGCATTTGAGGGACAAAAGAGGCTTAAAACATATAT ttCACCACAACACGCAACTGAGGGTGTTTCAGCAGACCAAAAAGCTCTCTTCGTCGCTCTGACCGAAGCTGGTTTTGCCGACGGGAATCAGACGTACAGAGCACCCTGTCCGACAGGCACTTTCGTTCCTCATCTTAAAAACTTTCAGTACGGTGCAGCTATGATGGCAAAGTGTATTCCTTGCCCTCCAG gtGGTTTTTATTCTGATAGTGTGGCAACCGTCGCCGAAGAATGCTTGCGATGTAACCTGGGAACGTATGTTCCCCCGGAGAATGCGCCGGGGAAAAAAGTCCTGGACTGCGAAGTGTGCCCCACAG GTACTAGGACAAATCTTCATTCCGGCCACAGAGCCTGTAAATGTATTAAGGGATTCCACCGCAACGATCGATTTGGTCCCTGTGAGAGTTGTCCCTCCAAAGGCCTAGATTGTCTGAATGAATCAGTTTCACTAAAGAAAGGATATTACTGGCAATGGAATTCTCAAATGAACAGGCGTGCCTATGAAGcttttgccaaaaatttaaaaatcgaAAACGACACTTACTTCAGAAATTCCACCTCTTATAACGGAACCCTTCCGATTCCATACCAGTGTCCCCAGGTTGTAGCATGCCTGGGAGGACTGGAGTCGAAATGTGCCAAAGGGTATACAGGTCCCCTGTGTGAGGTGTGCGAGGATGGATTCTATAAACGGGTCCTCTCATGTAAGTCCTGTCCGTCCAGTACCTGGGTCATCGTGCAGCTGTGCCTTTTAGGAGGGGGTGTTGTTTTGCTCATAGGTATTCTTATTTGGAGTGGTAGAAGAGAAAAATCCAAGGAAAAACGTCCTTTGGTTGACATCTTGTTAGCCAGGCTAAAGATTGTGATTGGCTTCTATCAGGTCACATCCGGGATAGTTGAGGCTTTTGTCTATGTAAAGTGGCCATCATCTTTGTCTATGATCGGTGATTATGCAGAAGTAGTCCAGCTAAACGTCCTGCAGTTTGTACCTCTTCATTGCTTATTTCCGTCCTGGAAGCAAAATGCTTTTAGCAAAATGTACGTGATTTTTGGCAGTAATTTTTGCGTAATGTTTCTTGCGTTCGGTTGCTATTGgataaagaaactttttctcttAAGAAAACCAACATCAGAGTCTTTAGAAGTGAAGGATTCTCTATCCGCAACGAAAGAGTTCCTGTATCGTAACGTATTTCTATATCTCTTCATAACTTACCCAAGCACTAGTTCGGCGATATTAAGGACCCTCCCAGTCGCTTGCCACAAGCTGTGCACTGAAATGTCCTGCAAGTTCTACCTTAAAGCAGACTACAGCGTCGAGTGCGAGGGTGAAAAGTACGAGTTTTTCACACTGTTTGCCTTCGTTGCTTCGTCTTACATTGTTCTCCTTCCAGCGCTTATCTTTGTGGCTTTGTGGAGACGTAGGAGAAAGCAAGTTCTGGCAGTTGAAAATGGTGAAG AGGGGTCAATTGACGAATCAGAGTTAATCTCAGGAATGAGCTTCCTTTACGAGAACTACAACGATGACGCATGGTACTGGGAACTTGTAGAGGTGATACGGAAGCTCGTGTTGACTTGTGGGGTTATTCTGATTGGGCGTGAGAGCAGAGCTTATGTTGGTCTGGCCTCGATCTGTTCCGGATTGTTTGCCATTGTTTATGCCTTCCGCAAGCCAATCAGGGACGAATTTGAGGACAAACTGCAGCTGACATCTCTCCTTGTGATATTTCTCAATCTCGGTATTGGAGTGATTTTGAAGATCCCAAAAGAATCTGTCCCTTCCGATGTGGATCAACATGTCGATTCATTGCTGGTGAACATTCTCGTTGTTGGAGCAAACATTTTGGTTATTTTGCTTGTTGTGG GTCGCTATCTTGCTGTATTGCTACACAACTTTATGATGTGGCGCAAAAACCCGCAGTGTTCCGCAACCTGCTGCATCACCATGCTTCTATCCTTGAATGACTTGGGTAGTGGCGTGAATTCAGTAGCTGCAGGTGGCAAGTCTTCTGGGCTCAAGCTACAACTAGGCGTGGGTGGTGTGGATATGCCATCTATGCGAGCAGCTGTGAGCGACAATGTAGGATTTGAAATAGAAGAAGTTGACGAGGAAGTGGAGAACAAAAATAAGGGAAAGATTGTTAAAGCTGTCCACAGGTTTAGGTCAAAAGACGAAGGAGGTGACACTGGGACGGAAACAAAACACACAGACAGCCCAGTCTCAGATGGGCGTCGTTTTAATCGTTTTCCATCCATTAAATCAACAGTTTTGCAGTCTTAG
- the LOC131772460 gene encoding uncharacterized protein, whose product MFNITIDSVSFQSEPQDEGSSTPPPVTKSPATTLAYTVTSYTSHTTYSVFKCDPQTLSKEGSFHSPNFPYKYPARANCQWTIQIPENLSEKYHFIKLQFQAFRVEYHTSCGFDSVKVYDNAGSNKTLLGSFCGFYIPPPLQSTTSKMTVVFTSDYVMQFEGFNVTVEFTNTKVPASIMFISESQSVPIGADVKLNCWSKGVPAADVTWIRNGKVLVKGSRTAALELKNVSQLDEGVYTCQANNSQNDTDVATANVDVAECPKSCRCVSETGVFKVDCKSSNLSSVPQEIPAGVTEIGLTDNVIEALQTSAFASLKLVKKLYLSKNRITLLKNGTFRDNSNLEELFLARNEIAALEDGSFSGLESSLVILFLSDNKITSVDSGTFKSLSSLMLINLANNPITTLLQNAFTIANSSLKIM is encoded by the exons ATGTTTAACATAACAATAGACTCAGTCTCATTTCAGTCCGAACCGCAAGACGAGG GAAGTTCAACGCCACCGCCAGTGACAAAGTCACCAGCAACAACTCTGGCGTATACCG tCACAAGTTACACAAGTCACACAACGTATTCGGTCTTCAAATGTGACCCTCAAACACTTAGTAAAGAGGGTTCATTTCATTCCCCTAACTTCCCGTATAAATATCCTGCAAGAGCCAATTGTCAATGGACAATCCAGATTCCGGAAAACTTGTCGGAGAAATACCACTTCATCAAACTGCAGTTTCAAGCGTTTAGGGTGGAGTACCATACGTCTTGTGGTTTCGACAGTGTTAAAGTCTATGACAACGCAGGGTCTAATAAGACACTTTTGGGATCGTTCTGTGGCTTTTACATTCCTCCACCATTGCAATCCACCACTTCCAAAATGACTGTCGTATTTACCAGTGATTACGTCATGCAATTTGAAGGCTTCAATGTAACTGTTGAGTTTACGAACACCAAGG TGCCTGCGAGTATAATGTTTATCAGCGAATCACAGTCGGTACCTATTGGTGCAGACGTAAAACTAAACTGTTGGTCAAAAGGCGTCCCTGCTGCTGATGTTACTTGGATACGAAATGGAAAAGTGTTGGTTAAAGGTTCAAGAACTGCAGCTTTAGAGCTAAAAAACGTTTCACAACTTGATGAGGGTGTGTACACTTGTCAAGCCAACAACTCACAGAACGACACTGATGTTGCAACGGCCAACGTTGATGTTGCAG AGTGTCCAAAGTCTTGTAGATGCGTCTCTGAAACTGGTGTATTTAAAGTGGATTGTAAATCTTCAAATTTAAGCTCTGTTCCGCAAGAAATTCCGGCAGGTGTGACGGAAAT TGGTCTTACAGATAACGTGATAGAGGCTCTACAGACTTCAGCATTTGCATCCTTGAAGCTCGTTAAAAAACT GTATTTATCAAAGAATCGAATTACTCTGCTGAAAAACGGAACTTTTCGGGATAACTCCAACTTGGAAGAATT ATTCCTAGCCAGGAATGAGATCGCTGCATTGGAAGACGGATCATTTTCCGGACTTGAAAGTTCTCTTGTTATTTT ATTTCtaagtgataacaaaattaCGAGTGTGGATTCAGGGACCTTCAAGAGCCTTTCTTCGCTTATGCTGAT AAATCTTGCGAACAATCCAATTACAACATTGCTGCAAAATGCCTTTACAATAGCGAATTCCAGTCTGAAGATAATGTAA